The DNA window TAATAAGGTTGTATTTTAAAGACATATATTTAATCTTCATCTAATAGTTGATTCCATCTTCTTcgattacttttatttttattttattattaatttagaaaaatacttttatttttattttattattgattttgaatttttcctGATTGTTCTTTagtttttctctatttttttctgtttctctttcttttctttttagttggtcataaatgttttattaatttattttaaaattaataatttttgggATGGATTATTTTTATTAGGAGAAGTGATAAGAAGAGGGATATATTTACTACTCATTCCGTCCATTTTCATGAAAAAATTTAGCTTATTGTGATGAAAAAATTCATCACTTTAGAACCAAATTTTGTCACAAATGGTATATTGTGACAAATTATATTTGTCACCGAGTTCGTAAAAACAACCTCGTCTCAATAAcgttattatgacaaaataataGTTTGTcactataaatttaatattgtgataatttttttttgtcatattatatatgtattatgacgattaattttatcacaattgataaaattttatcataataaatattaatttttcataacAAATATCCTATTTTTAGTGACAAAATCTAATTActtgacaaaatatttttatcacaaTTTTAGTCGTGACAAAGTTATTTATGTCATTATAataattgtaataaaattaattttataataattaaaaaactgtgataaatttatttagtcacaataaaattattataatttttatgatgTAACTAATTTGTCACTAGACAAactaaaataatgataaaaaacaTTTTGTCACTGTTTTATAATtcgcataattttattttgataaaaaaagtttGTCACAAATgtctattttgataaaaattattttgtcatCATTTATACGATTATAATAATTATGaccaaattttataataaaaatttggtATAATTCTACATTATTTCAGTTTTATCTATAATAGAATATTCAATTCAGTACCATATTGctgaaataatataaaacactaaatcgataaaaatcaCAATGTAACTCATAAATGTATAAGTCtttaatattctaaaataataattattcaaataaacataaaatttgctaacaataaaaataacttaaataaacaTTATATTTGATATAGAAGAAGATGCCCATTTTGTTGCTATTTCTTTGTGAAGCCATTAACTTCAATCTgcaatcaaaaataaaattaaatatttatttgccCATAGACTATGAAGTTAACAGTATTTGATGagcttataaatttaattaattagttgatGCGTTTTTAACTGTAACTGCTCTGCAATTTATAATATGGGCTCATGCATCCTTCAAGGTATCGcgccaaaaaacaaaaaaagaagtcAATTTTATGGTCCTTgtattcaaacttttcaatatCATAATGAAGAATGATTAGTAGTAGACCACTTTCATGACACTGATGATATTCCATGAGAGTTAAAACTTACTGAATGCGAGGATTTTGATTCTAATCTAATTCTATATATTTAAAAGAGCTGTAACGTACCAATCAATTGAAGTTTCACCGCCATGTTGTTCATCTATGAGTTTTTGAACAAGAAGCATGAGTTTGTTTTGCGATTGAGTAAGCTTATCAATCGTCGCTTGTTGACCTTGAATTTGAGCATTTAATTCATTTGCTCGTTTTTCGGACTCAGACTTTTCAGTATGTAAACGAACTTCAAACTCTAACTCTCTGGTTGTTATCCTTTTAGTCCCATATCCAAGTCCACGAGGATAACCGGAGTTTGGTTTATCCAATACTTTTTcaagaattttttttccatcTACGCCAACGCCTCCCTCAAGTGCTTGTGAACGAATAACTTCCATTTGTATCTAAGTATTGTCGtatattttagtaaaattatataaGATGTCATTtagataattttatatataaaaaaaacatcttaCGTATTTTTCTTCAGCTTGTGGGTGAATCCATGAACCATCTCTTTTACGATGTGCTTGAGAATAGAGTCTCATTTCAGGCGGTTCTTCATCTATAGCTTcagatgtttcctataaaatatatatatataataaattcatttcaaaaactcaaaaagatgataaatttaaatacatattaaaaagtatattacatttaaaatataaattaaattctccatACCATTTCATACAAGCGTTGGCAGTAGGACTTTGACCCCGAAGTGTGCGGAACATCCAAATTTTTTCGATTAAGAACATTTGCAGCACTTTGAGCCTATTacgattttgaaaattaatatttatctaataattgaaattctaagacttaaaataaaagaaatatcatattaatacaaataatttattgatataaaaaaattaactcctAGAAGTTTTGTTATAGATTCTAATGGTTGGTTTAAAGGGATAGGCTAATTACTTGCACTTAGTTGGCTGCTATTCGTATCATTTTTCACCCaaatccaaataaataagtTCATAATGGAATAAGTTAAACAGATTAGTTGTCACTAAAACCAAATAATGATGCAACTGTTACGAATGATGATCAATTATAGGTTGGACATCATTCAGCCAGGCTGATAACAAACACATCCCATTTGGCTCGtgcattttaattaaattttacttgCAAGTAATAGTAGTTCATACACAGTGCATGTTAATTAACTTATTTCTAACACAAAGATGAgagtcaataaaataaaataaattattacctTAAATCTTTCGTTTTCAACAAAGTGCTCACAAAGTTTCTTCCAATCGTCTATTTTAACATCTTCTGGTGGATTCTTTTCAGCTGCATCTCGAGTAGGAAATCCTTTATAGTGCAAGTGGCAACGatacttataatttaaaaattgtctAGCCATCATCCCATATACAACTTTTTTGGCATGTAAATCACTTAAATCAACCTCAAATTCATTCTACGAATAGAAAGAACAAATTATCACTATACAAGTGTATAAAAACAGTTatgatataaaataatttatgtacCTGAAGAGTTGTAATCATGgcttttttgttttcttcagTTACATCAGACCAATAAAATACACCTAGCGGTGCCATTAATCGAGTGAGAACATCAATTTCCATTTTGAACGTTTTTTCCGAAGGACCTACTGGTAAATTATTCCTTTTTGTGATCATAACTCCACCAATTTTGGAACCATCCTTGGTTCGTCTTTTAACTTCAAACCCTCTCGCTTTCCCTCGACCCTTCCTCTTAGAAAGGATATCTAAGAAataaaatggcaaaaaaatttaacatatcTTAAATCAATTGACAATTACATTCACTTTGAGTATGAGTTGGGCAGAGGTGATTTGTCTTTCTGGCATGATCCCTGGTGTGATGGTAAAGCTTTAGTGGATAGATTCCCCAATCTGTCCATCAGTGATTCTGATGTACCAAAGCATTCGAAAGTTTATGATGTTTGGAGAAGAAATGCTTGGACCCTTCCTGATCCCCTGGATGACCAAACTGAGGAAGCCTGGAAGTTGGTGAGGgataattttaatgtttctgCTGACAGAGAAGACAAGATTTGTTGGAACCTTGGTGTTACAGGTATGTTCACTATCAAAACTACCTGGGAGCATTTTAGAATCAAAGGCCCTAGAGTTAGTTGGTGGAAAACCCTGTGGAGTCCAGGACATATACCTAAAAATAGCTTCATTGCTTGGATTGCTATTCACCAGAAACTTAGAACTAAAGATAAATTGAAGCAATGGGGAATAGTTGATAATGATTTATGTGGGTTGTGCAAGTTAGAGAAAGAAACGAATGAGCACTTGTTCTTCAATTGCTCTGTGTCTGCTGTTGTTTTCAAGAAAATTCTGCATTCTTGTATGATTAACAGAGAGGCGCTTCAGTGGAGGAGGGAGTGGTCCTGGTTTGGAAGAAGATCTAATGGAAAAAGTTGGCTTGCAAAGGTGAGAAGAGTAGCCTTTATCAGCTCCATCTACCATATTTGGAAAGGGAGGAATAAGGCAGTTTTTGAAGACAAAGTGGTGAAGGAAAATGAAATTGTTGCTAGTATCAGGAATGAGGTTCTGCTGAAGATGTTCTCTTACAGATCCAATTCCCAGAGATTCTTGCAGTTGTATCAGAACTGGCAGAGGATGAATTGACTATAGTATTCTGTTTGAGTCTTTAGGCTTGTTTGGCTGTTGTGGGTTTTAGTATTGGCCTTTGTGACTTTGGCCTTTGGCCTGTTAACTTTGTAGCTCGTGGATTTTGTGCTTAATATAATCTCTTGGtgcatttaccaaaaaaattgacaattacatataataaaataatttaatgtataatattaaaagtattgaatagaaaatcaactaacCATCGTCAATATTTGTTTCTTCCAATACCATGGATTCATCTTGAGCAATCGGATTTATCGTAGGATTTAATGCTTCAGCAGCTGCTGAGTCAATACGGCTGTGAGTTTCAACACTTCTTTGGTTCACAATAGATGTCACTGGAACGGGATAAGGCTGAGACTGAGCGATCACTCGAGCAGAAGTTCGGTTCACTACGGTAGCCTGAGATTGATCTTCTGTTTCAAATATAGGTGAACTAACACTCGTTGGTTTCAATTGTGATTTTGCTTTGGCAGTTTTTTGTAAGTTGTTTAAGGAAATCACCCTCTTTTTAATACCAGCCCCAGGTCCCATCTTTTATGGAATCTGTTGACAAAAAGATACATAAATCAATCTATTCTTTCTTGATCTTCAATGTCTCTTTGATTTTGCCGTCCTtaacttaaaattttagataaaagATGATATGGAGAAGAAACTGAAAGAGGAGAGTTTTATGGTTATAGTACGTGAGTTGAGTTTTAAAAGAACGTGGGTGATGAATATTGTCAGTTTTAAAAGAGATAAAGATTAAATTAGGaggaaaatagaattttaaaattggagggcatattattaattaattctttttaattacagactaatgttttaaatattattttcggATTTTCCCACCATTTAACATCTGAAAATCTCTTGGCACcaaaagaagaaggaaaggaAATTGATGATGAGAAAGAAAAGATATCAAACACAGCCCAGGcactttttaaaatacaaaaatatactTAATTCAAATACGTAAATTACGTACAAAGTGGTTCACTATGTTTATGTGTCACTTTTTAATGACCATATCAGTAAAATAGTAACATATTATCTGTTTAAACATCCATTAGATTCATAGTGCaggttttatattttatcatacggacattttaattcaattattactAGGTCAACGTACCGCAATGCACGGTTgtgattaaataattttataaattattcatgttttctttttaatttttaattttgatatataaaatattattttaaatatatataaattaatttaatgttatttatttaaatttaaattacttcAATATATAACTTAAATcaaattagggtttagggtttagagtttaggttttagggttttgtgttttagggtttagggttttagggttttaaggtttagggtttagtgtttaaattaccaatttattATATCAATCtaacattataatttattaatataattaaatttatttattaatttaacaaaaaaactaaacatATTAAATGCTTGTTaacatttttgatatatttagcttttaaaaattattaattgaaaGAGATTATTTAAACACtactctatttttaaaagtaacaaC is part of the Mercurialis annua linkage group LG3, ddMerAnnu1.2, whole genome shotgun sequence genome and encodes:
- the LOC126675125 gene encoding uncharacterized protein LOC126675125, translated to MGPGAGIKKRVISLNNLQKTAKAKSQLKPTSVSSPIFETEDQSQATVVNRTSARVIAQSQPYPVPVTSIVNQRSVETHSRIDSAAAEALNPTINPIAQDESMVLEETNIDDDILSKRKGRGKARGFEVKRRTKDGSKIGGVMITKRNNLPVGPSEKTFKMEIDVLTRLMAPLGVFYWSDVTEENKKAMITTLQNEFEVDLSDLHAKKVVYGMMARQFLNYKYRCHLHYKGFPTRDAAEKNPPEDVKIDDWKKLCEHFVENERFKAQSAANVLNRKNLDVPHTSGSKSYCQRLYEMETSEAIDEEPPEMRLYSQAHRKRDGSWIHPQAEEKYIQMEVIRSQALEGGVGVDGKKILEKVLDKPNSGYPRGLGYGTKRITTRELEFEVRLHTEKSESEKRANELNAQIQGQQATIDKLTQSQNKLMLLVQKLIDEQHGGETSID